From Zavarzinella sp., one genomic window encodes:
- the holA gene encoding DNA polymerase III subunit delta: MVLLSRKRPPAPPVFVVVYGDEIFLRSRIKELLIRQVLDDAEPEHALTVVRGTDTTFSNLRNELESASFFSARRLIWVEDADEFISEHRSELEKLAEQLQKASSESEVDTSTANVLVLETKLFQSNTKLYKIVGDTGSITCKTPREQDLPKWCVEWANARYETKLNLEAAKMLILYVGTSLGMLDQELHKLADATTDGTVTPDLVEELVGKNKGGNVFHVLDHIGNGRGPQAIQIVQDLLAIGDVPLKILGALMVQIRKLARAALLIKKHGLGMDEALKQSGIPAYPAILENSKRQLRHLGWQRLETLLDLAVEIDMGLKGHNPLPENVQLEVFLVKLAKARIE; encoded by the coding sequence ATGGTCCTGTTGTCGCGAAAAAGGCCCCCCGCACCCCCTGTGTTTGTAGTGGTATACGGTGATGAGATTTTTCTCAGAAGTCGCATCAAGGAATTGCTGATCAGACAAGTTCTGGACGATGCAGAACCAGAGCACGCGCTGACCGTTGTGCGTGGCACCGATACGACTTTCTCAAATTTGAGAAACGAATTGGAATCAGCATCATTTTTCTCCGCACGACGGCTGATCTGGGTGGAAGATGCCGACGAATTTATTTCAGAACATCGCTCAGAACTGGAAAAACTTGCGGAACAGTTGCAAAAAGCCAGTTCAGAATCCGAAGTAGACACTTCCACAGCAAATGTGCTGGTTTTGGAAACAAAACTCTTTCAGAGTAATACTAAATTATACAAAATTGTGGGTGATACTGGTTCCATCACCTGTAAGACTCCACGGGAACAGGATTTGCCCAAATGGTGCGTCGAGTGGGCAAATGCCCGTTACGAAACCAAGCTGAATCTTGAAGCAGCCAAAATGCTGATTCTGTACGTGGGCACCAGCTTGGGAATGCTCGATCAGGAACTGCATAAATTGGCAGATGCCACCACCGATGGCACGGTAACACCAGACCTGGTCGAAGAACTTGTGGGCAAGAATAAAGGTGGCAATGTTTTTCATGTGCTGGATCACATTGGCAATGGCAGGGGTCCGCAGGCGATTCAGATTGTTCAGGATTTGCTGGCGATCGGCGATGTGCCACTCAAAATTCTGGGTGCCTTGATGGTCCAGATTCGAAAATTGGCCCGCGCCGCACTCCTGATCAAAAAGCATGGCTTGGGTATGGACGAGGCTCTCAAACAATCGGGCATCCCAGCCTACCCGGCGATTCTCGAAAACAGTAAGCGACAATTAAGGCACCTCGGCTGGCAGCGTTTAGAAACATTGTTGGATTTAGCTGTCGAAATTGACATGGGTCTGAAAGGGCATAACCCATTACCAGAAAATGTGCAGTTGGAAGTTTTTCTGGTGAAACTGGCCAAAGCCAGAATCGAGTAA
- a CDS encoding MFS transporter produces the protein MSVGTPTSRGLMFKLSLMMFLQFFIWGAWFETGFSYIPGMKFAESWMTTLVFGAFNVGALVALFFSTQLADRKFAAEKFLAVSHLIGGLAIGGLFFLQTPLGTEVGTFNSAQIVSKATPTSAIAKMTDGTQVLVENVTTEASSNKYWEGVDKLEAEKKPTVTFTITAKEGDQLVGDFSKPLAPFWLFLGLMLLHAVVYVPTISITNSIAFTAFTNPEKQFGPVRLWGTIGWIAASWPFIFILVDWALVNKNMAGGGGFTKWLGVVFESSLSGAGALDGKRYVFLVAGLASLLLAAYSLLLPHTPPKPASGQDSLAWLKAMRLLKHPFVLVLFLVTFIDAAVHQSYFFWTFDFLAGPVGIPTNWAGAVMKIGQLAEILTMLVLGYVLKNLGWRITLTIGVLGHAARFAVFAFYPGQTPVILVIALHGVCYAFFFATVYIFVDTYFPKDIRSSAQGLFNVLILGVGPFVANYFCGVLNDKYPVSNPENYKIVFQYSMFAALIGAVMLLVLFHPKKLFNGSSES, from the coding sequence ATGTCGGTTGGCACACCAACAAGCCGTGGTTTGATGTTCAAGCTATCGCTGATGATGTTTCTGCAGTTTTTCATTTGGGGTGCCTGGTTTGAAACCGGCTTTTCGTACATTCCCGGGATGAAGTTTGCCGAATCTTGGATGACAACGCTGGTTTTCGGTGCGTTTAACGTGGGTGCTTTGGTCGCCCTCTTTTTCAGCACCCAACTGGCAGACCGGAAGTTTGCGGCTGAAAAATTTCTCGCAGTCAGCCATCTGATCGGTGGCCTGGCGATTGGTGGATTGTTTTTTCTGCAAACTCCTCTGGGAACTGAAGTTGGGACGTTTAATTCGGCTCAGATCGTCAGTAAAGCGACTCCCACGTCTGCTATTGCGAAAATGACTGACGGTACTCAGGTTTTGGTTGAAAACGTCACCACTGAGGCATCTTCGAACAAATACTGGGAAGGTGTCGACAAACTGGAAGCAGAGAAAAAACCAACGGTGACGTTCACCATTACTGCCAAAGAAGGCGATCAACTGGTGGGTGATTTCTCAAAGCCACTTGCTCCGTTCTGGTTGTTCTTGGGACTGATGTTGCTCCACGCCGTTGTGTATGTTCCCACGATATCGATCACCAATTCGATCGCATTTACCGCTTTCACGAATCCGGAAAAACAATTCGGCCCTGTTCGACTGTGGGGCACTATCGGCTGGATTGCGGCCAGTTGGCCATTCATCTTTATTCTGGTGGATTGGGCTCTGGTCAACAAAAACATGGCTGGTGGTGGCGGGTTTACTAAGTGGTTGGGGGTAGTGTTTGAATCTTCGTTGTCGGGTGCGGGTGCACTGGATGGCAAACGATATGTGTTCCTGGTGGCAGGTTTGGCTTCATTGTTGTTGGCTGCCTACAGCTTATTGCTGCCACATACACCGCCGAAACCAGCAAGTGGGCAGGATTCCCTGGCATGGCTAAAGGCAATGCGGTTGCTGAAACATCCATTTGTGTTGGTACTGTTTCTGGTTACGTTTATTGATGCTGCGGTACACCAGAGTTACTTTTTCTGGACATTTGACTTTCTGGCAGGTCCGGTGGGTATTCCCACGAACTGGGCCGGAGCCGTGATGAAAATTGGCCAGCTTGCGGAAATCCTGACGATGCTTGTTCTTGGATATGTGCTGAAAAACCTGGGCTGGAGAATTACTCTGACCATTGGGGTGCTCGGCCATGCAGCTCGTTTTGCGGTGTTTGCGTTTTATCCGGGACAGACACCTGTTATTCTGGTTATCGCACTTCATGGGGTGTGTTATGCCTTCTTCTTTGCGACTGTGTATATTTTTGTAGATACCTATTTCCCGAAAGATATTCGTTCCAGTGCTCAGGGTTTGTTTAACGTCCTGATTCTGGGTGTGGGGCCATTTGTAGCGAACTATTTCTGTGGTGTTCTGAATGACAAATACCCCGTATCGAATCCGGAAAATTACAAAATTGTTTTCCAGTACTCCATGTTTGCCGCACTCATTGGTGCTGTCATGCTTTTGGTTCTCTTCCATCCGAAGAAGTTGTTCAACGGTTCGTCTGAATCGTAA
- a CDS encoding superoxide dismutase: MPHTLPALPYAFDALEPHIDALTMEIHSQRHHKAYVDNLNKALDGQEAAFKSIEDLLRDINSVPEGIRQAVINNGGGHHNHSLFWEIMGPNGGGEPSGPLADAINATFGDFATFKAKIKENGLTQFGSGWSWLVWNPTTQKLEAVKRPNQDSPLMAGLVPLMGVDVWEHAYYLKYQNKRPDYLDAWWGTVNWKKVDELFAKAKSGS; this comes from the coding sequence ATGCCACATACTTTACCAGCATTGCCTTATGCATTTGATGCCCTCGAGCCACATATTGACGCACTGACCATGGAAATCCATTCCCAGCGTCACCACAAAGCTTATGTGGATAACCTGAATAAAGCCCTGGATGGCCAGGAAGCAGCGTTCAAATCAATCGAAGACCTGTTGCGGGATATCAATAGTGTTCCGGAAGGGATTCGCCAGGCCGTCATTAATAACGGTGGTGGGCACCACAACCATAGTCTGTTTTGGGAAATCATGGGCCCCAATGGTGGTGGCGAACCATCTGGTCCGCTGGCCGATGCCATCAATGCTACATTTGGTGATTTCGCTACTTTCAAGGCCAAAATCAAAGAAAATGGCTTAACTCAGTTTGGCAGTGGCTGGTCGTGGCTGGTGTGGAATCCCACCACGCAGAAACTGGAAGCAGTGAAACGCCCCAACCAGGATAGCCCATTGATGGCGGGCCTGGTACCACTGATGGGTGTGGATGTGTGGGAACACGCCTACTACCTGAAATATCAGAACAAGCGTCCTGATTACCTTGATGCATGGTGGGGCACTGTAAACTGGAAAAAGGTTGACGAACTGTTTGCCAAAGCCAAATCAGGTAGTTGA
- a CDS encoding 3-ketoacyl-ACP reductase has translation MGKVAIVTGGSRGIGRAICLSLAQAGYQVVVNYFGNAAAASETVDLIHAGTASQAVAIQADVGSETDRKVLLEKTLERFQRIDFLVNNAGISSIGRKDILEADEASWDRVFSTNLKGPYFLSQAVANWMIAHASVVEKPGIINISSLSAVSASLNRGDYCIAKAGMTMMTQLFALRLAEHGIRVWDVRPGIIDTDMTAGARDKYLKKIEEGLIPIPRMGAADDVGSVVAWLATSPMTYSTGDVINVDGGYHLRKL, from the coding sequence GTGGGTAAAGTTGCCATTGTAACTGGTGGAAGCCGTGGGATTGGGCGTGCGATCTGTTTGTCACTTGCCCAGGCAGGCTACCAAGTTGTGGTTAATTACTTTGGCAATGCCGCCGCTGCTTCTGAAACTGTCGATTTGATCCACGCAGGTACCGCATCGCAGGCGGTAGCAATTCAGGCAGATGTCGGCAGTGAAACAGATCGTAAAGTTCTGTTGGAAAAGACGTTAGAGCGATTTCAGCGAATTGACTTCCTAGTGAACAATGCTGGGATCAGTTCCATCGGGCGCAAAGATATTCTGGAAGCGGATGAAGCCAGTTGGGACCGTGTCTTTTCCACCAATCTGAAAGGTCCATACTTTCTCAGTCAAGCTGTGGCAAACTGGATGATTGCCCACGCCAGTGTGGTGGAAAAGCCCGGCATTATTAACATTTCAAGTCTTTCTGCAGTTTCTGCTTCACTGAACCGTGGCGATTATTGCATTGCCAAAGCGGGCATGACCATGATGACGCAACTTTTCGCATTGCGACTTGCTGAACATGGTATTCGAGTCTGGGATGTCCGTCCGGGGATTATTGACACCGATATGACTGCAGGTGCCCGTGATAAATATCTGAAGAAAATTGAGGAAGGATTGATTCCGATACCCAGGATGGGTGCTGCCGATGATGTGGGTAGTGTGGTTGCCTGGCTGGCCACCAGCCCGATGACCTACTCCACAGGCGATGTCATCAATGTGGATGGTGGCTACCATCTCCGAAAACTGTAA
- a CDS encoding DUF1559 domain-containing protein produces MLLASSRNKTRAFTLIELLVVIAIIAILIGLLLPAVQKVREAANRSKCSNNLKQLGVAMHAYHDVANKFPRNYRQVGGNAWEALSLNYDMLPYIEQGNLHAQGEANIGNWGFIYGTVMNTSIPTFLCPSAGNAPRRGTHPHGWDGPGSNYAWCTGSNIEVVWAGNRFNGMISYQQDTKMADVTDGLSNTLMASEILPGSGQTGGSGKFPNDIFYATNAPFNAVVDRNFPTAAELAAIGNQARTSPAGYKSNNGTMWGWYAAGHSTLNTAATPNWSFPSAGGDCCPGGAHDWGFGIIPPRSMHTGGVNAVLGDGSVRFIRNSVDLRTFQILGNAKDGFPPGDI; encoded by the coding sequence ATGTTACTGGCCTCTTCCCGTAACAAAACCCGAGCGTTCACATTGATTGAACTACTCGTGGTGATCGCAATCATTGCGATTCTGATCGGCTTACTCTTGCCAGCCGTGCAAAAAGTGCGAGAAGCAGCAAATCGTTCGAAATGCTCGAACAACTTAAAGCAGTTGGGCGTGGCGATGCATGCCTACCACGATGTGGCAAACAAGTTTCCCAGAAACTATCGTCAAGTAGGTGGCAATGCCTGGGAAGCTCTCAGCTTGAACTACGACATGCTTCCTTACATTGAGCAGGGCAACCTGCACGCACAGGGCGAAGCCAACATTGGTAACTGGGGTTTCATCTACGGTACCGTAATGAACACTTCGATTCCGACGTTTCTGTGCCCATCTGCTGGCAACGCACCACGTCGTGGCACGCACCCACATGGCTGGGACGGTCCTGGTTCGAACTATGCCTGGTGTACCGGTAGCAATATTGAGGTGGTCTGGGCTGGCAATCGCTTTAATGGCATGATTTCTTACCAGCAGGACACCAAAATGGCCGATGTCACCGATGGTCTTTCCAACACCTTGATGGCTTCGGAAATTCTGCCCGGTTCCGGTCAGACTGGTGGCAGCGGTAAGTTCCCGAACGACATTTTCTACGCCACCAATGCTCCGTTTAATGCCGTGGTCGACAGAAACTTCCCCACCGCAGCTGAACTGGCTGCAATTGGCAACCAGGCCAGAACTTCACCGGCAGGTTACAAATCCAATAACGGTACTATGTGGGGCTGGTACGCAGCTGGTCATTCAACCCTGAACACCGCAGCTACCCCGAACTGGAGCTTCCCCTCCGCAGGTGGCGATTGTTGCCCAGGTGGGGCACATGACTGGGGTTTCGGGATTATCCCACCTCGTTCGATGCACACTGGTGGCGTCAATGCCGTTCTGGGTGATGGTTCCGTGCGTTTCATCCGTAACTCGGTGGATCTGCGAACGTTCCAGATCCTGGGTAATGCCAAAGACGGTTTCCCTCCAGGTGATATTTAA
- the dcuC gene encoding C4-dicarboxylate transporter DcuC, with translation MVGIVRGYDVRLCLFGAALWMGLLAQKVTAITSQFFQSFANEKFVIPICTAMGFAYVLKHTGCDAHLVRLLTNPLRHVRLLLIPGVVCVGFLVNIPVISQTSTAVCIGAVVVPLLRAAGYSPLAIGSCLAFGASIGGELLNPGAPELNTIANRLKIDSKSVIPYTFQLLLIHVPVALGIFWYLTIRGEKHFPPVGDAKALQIEDKDLPINYLRAFVPIVPLALLFVTGPPFDWLHIPKNWVLTPTTSESVYSSRLIGLAMLIGVAIAALSNPWKLRGVAKEFFSGAGFAFTEVISLIIIANCFGKAIELVGLADWLGRMISMVPSLLNPAAAILPCGFAAISGSGIASTQSLYGFFVEPAITAEKDPARMGALISVAAAAGRTLSPVAAVVLMSAKLTGVEPWKITGRLVIPLLSGLSVLVVLKLMGILS, from the coding sequence ATGGTTGGAATCGTCCGTGGGTACGACGTGCGTTTGTGCCTTTTTGGTGCCGCACTCTGGATGGGCCTACTAGCTCAGAAAGTGACAGCGATTACCAGCCAGTTTTTTCAATCGTTTGCCAACGAAAAATTTGTAATTCCTATCTGCACTGCAATGGGTTTTGCCTACGTGTTGAAACACACCGGATGTGATGCCCACTTGGTGCGGTTGCTGACGAACCCGTTGCGGCATGTCCGTTTATTGCTGATTCCGGGTGTCGTGTGCGTGGGTTTTCTGGTGAATATTCCGGTCATCAGCCAGACCAGCACCGCTGTCTGCATCGGTGCCGTGGTGGTACCTTTGCTGCGGGCCGCCGGTTACAGCCCGTTGGCAATCGGGTCGTGTCTGGCGTTTGGGGCTTCCATAGGTGGCGAATTACTGAATCCGGGGGCTCCTGAACTGAATACGATTGCGAATCGGTTGAAAATCGATTCGAAAAGCGTCATCCCGTATACTTTTCAACTGCTCCTCATTCATGTGCCGGTTGCCCTGGGGATTTTCTGGTATCTTACCATTCGTGGGGAAAAACACTTCCCACCAGTGGGAGATGCCAAGGCACTGCAAATTGAAGATAAAGACTTACCAATTAATTACTTACGCGCATTTGTTCCGATTGTTCCGCTCGCCTTGCTGTTTGTGACAGGTCCTCCTTTTGACTGGTTGCATATTCCCAAAAACTGGGTACTGACACCCACCACTTCCGAATCGGTTTACAGTTCACGTTTGATTGGTCTGGCGATGCTGATTGGTGTGGCAATTGCCGCACTCAGTAACCCCTGGAAACTGCGTGGAGTTGCCAAAGAATTTTTCTCAGGTGCAGGTTTTGCATTCACGGAAGTAATCTCGCTCATTATTATTGCCAATTGTTTCGGAAAAGCGATCGAACTGGTTGGTCTGGCGGATTGGCTGGGCAGAATGATCTCAATGGTGCCTTCCCTCTTAAACCCTGCTGCAGCAATCCTGCCATGTGGGTTTGCCGCGATCAGCGGGTCTGGAATTGCTTCAACGCAAAGCCTTTACGGCTTTTTTGTAGAACCCGCAATTACTGCGGAAAAAGATCCCGCACGGATGGGTGCATTAATATCGGTAGCTGCAGCCGCAGGACGCACACTTTCTCCCGTAGCGGCTGTCGTATTAATGTCTGCCAAACTGACAGGTGTGGAGCCATGGAAAATTACTGGTCGTCTGGTAATCCCACTACTGAGTGGCCTGTCGGTTCTGGTGGTTCTGAAATTAATGGGGATTCTTTCATAA
- a CDS encoding right-handed parallel beta-helix repeat-containing protein produces MRWLFIFAVFGVMISVFIVSHLSGQPEHTPKIVHDSGKTVLSFGAVGDNEFDNTTAIRQAIQSGIGHIHFPAGIYQISETIEIDLSKSGPVAITGNGLARIIMTGPGPALRFIGSHGGTADPKSVNPKIWTTERMPIVDGIEITGAHPEASGIEAHGTMNLIITRLFVRNCLHGIHLTKRNRNVLISNCHLYENRGVGVFLDNVNLHQMNVTGSHISYNNLGGVVVKAGEVRNLHITGCDIESNHRTNSPPTANVLIDSVGGTNAEIAITGNTIQHNHQAKGSANIRIIGPTIESKKTPERRDGHVTITGNVLSDVQVGIHLQDARGVVISGNTSWMSFEHNLLVENSSHIIVGENSFERNPRYDYGDSTQARNAIAFRSCSECTLNGFHVSEVHEEAGAVVIEECSRMNISNLTILDCDHAGLVLKNVTRSRIADCFIRDDRKEATSFSLKVTGGENNVIRSNVLGRPAELPEQWNKHNDFN; encoded by the coding sequence ATGCGTTGGTTATTCATTTTTGCTGTTTTTGGTGTCATGATCAGCGTTTTTATTGTTTCACATCTTTCCGGTCAGCCGGAACACACACCGAAAATTGTGCATGATTCTGGAAAGACAGTGCTCAGTTTCGGTGCTGTTGGTGATAACGAATTCGATAATACAACCGCAATACGCCAAGCCATTCAAAGCGGTATTGGGCATATTCATTTTCCAGCAGGTATCTATCAGATCAGTGAAACAATTGAAATTGATTTAAGTAAATCCGGCCCGGTTGCCATCACTGGCAACGGATTGGCCCGTATTATCATGACTGGACCTGGCCCAGCTCTTCGCTTCATTGGGTCCCATGGTGGCACCGCTGATCCGAAGTCTGTCAATCCAAAAATCTGGACAACAGAGCGTATGCCAATTGTTGATGGAATCGAAATCACTGGTGCGCATCCAGAAGCAAGCGGTATTGAGGCCCACGGCACGATGAACCTGATAATCACTCGACTATTTGTTCGAAATTGCCTGCATGGCATTCATCTGACAAAGCGAAATCGTAATGTTCTCATCTCGAATTGTCATCTCTACGAAAATCGCGGGGTTGGGGTGTTTCTGGACAATGTGAATCTGCATCAGATGAATGTCACGGGCAGTCACATCAGTTACAACAATCTCGGTGGTGTGGTAGTCAAAGCTGGTGAAGTGCGAAATCTGCACATCACTGGCTGTGATATCGAATCGAATCATAGGACTAACTCGCCACCAACTGCTAATGTGCTAATCGATTCGGTTGGTGGAACAAATGCGGAAATCGCAATTACTGGCAACACAATACAGCACAATCATCAGGCAAAAGGATCTGCAAATATTCGCATCATCGGGCCGACAATCGAATCGAAGAAAACGCCGGAACGTCGCGACGGGCATGTCACCATTACCGGAAATGTGTTGAGCGATGTTCAGGTTGGCATCCATTTGCAGGACGCCCGTGGTGTGGTAATTAGCGGGAATACCTCCTGGATGTCGTTTGAACACAATTTGCTGGTTGAAAACAGTTCACATATCATCGTAGGTGAAAACAGTTTCGAACGAAATCCCCGATATGACTATGGCGATAGCACACAAGCCAGAAACGCGATCGCCTTCCGTAGTTGTTCCGAATGCACCTTGAATGGCTTTCATGTCAGTGAAGTGCACGAAGAAGCGGGTGCAGTGGTCATTGAAGAATGCAGCAGAATGAATATTTCCAATTTGACCATTCTGGATTGTGATCATGCTGGTTTAGTCTTAAAGAACGTAACACGATCCCGCATCGCGGATTGCTTTATTCGGGATGATCGCAAAGAAGCAACATCATTTTCACTCAAGGTAACGGGAGGTGAGAACAATGTGATCCGTTCAAATGTTCTTGGCAGACCTGCAGAATTGCCTGAACAATGGAACAAACATAACGATTTTAATTAA
- a CDS encoding DUF3500 domain-containing protein, which translates to MKNGFSLKRLSILSLCMIGIGAFALIGKDKPTAADEMTVAASAFLDSLTAEQRKQASFGFDDPHRTAWFFTPQQNAERQSTRKGIPLESLNAKQREAALQLLKAGTSKSGYEQAETIMSLEAVLRDSEKNGRMVRNPNWYFISIFGTPGMTTQWGWRFEGHHLSISFTMDRGKVLSPTPFFYGANPAIVKGGAKDGNKTISEVQELTGKLIANLTADQRKIAHQAKHFPEIAENTPAATLTKPVGLDAGQFTPAQKEMLLAILRAYTNRMNSEIGATEYQKVLDGGVDKVYFAYSGSELYKTGTPFTYQIQGPTFLVQFLNVQADGNGNPNNHIHSSWRKIPADFGISK; encoded by the coding sequence ATGAAAAATGGATTTTCACTGAAGCGATTGTCGATTCTCAGCCTGTGCATGATCGGAATTGGTGCGTTCGCACTGATTGGCAAAGATAAACCTACTGCAGCCGATGAAATGACTGTGGCGGCTAGTGCATTTTTAGATTCCTTGACGGCTGAACAGCGCAAACAGGCAAGTTTTGGCTTTGATGATCCCCACCGAACGGCATGGTTTTTCACTCCACAGCAGAATGCTGAACGGCAATCAACGCGAAAAGGGATTCCTCTTGAATCATTGAATGCCAAACAGCGAGAGGCCGCACTGCAATTGTTAAAAGCAGGCACCAGTAAATCTGGGTACGAACAGGCAGAAACAATCATGAGCCTTGAAGCAGTTCTGCGGGATTCTGAAAAAAACGGTCGCATGGTGCGTAATCCGAACTGGTATTTCATCAGCATTTTCGGCACACCCGGCATGACCACGCAGTGGGGCTGGCGCTTTGAGGGGCACCACCTGTCGATCAGTTTCACCATGGACCGTGGGAAAGTGTTGTCTCCCACACCATTCTTTTATGGTGCGAATCCCGCAATTGTGAAAGGTGGGGCCAAAGACGGTAACAAAACGATCTCGGAAGTTCAGGAGCTTACCGGGAAACTGATTGCAAATCTGACCGCAGACCAGCGAAAAATTGCCCACCAGGCAAAACATTTTCCAGAAATTGCTGAAAACACACCCGCTGCCACTCTGACCAAACCCGTAGGATTGGATGCCGGCCAGTTTACCCCCGCACAAAAAGAGATGTTGCTTGCGATTCTGCGTGCGTACACGAACCGGATGAATAGTGAAATTGGTGCCACAGAATACCAGAAAGTGCTCGACGGTGGGGTGGATAAAGTCTACTTTGCCTACTCCGGCAGTGAACTTTACAAGACAGGTACGCCATTTACTTACCAGATACAAGGACCGACTTTCCTGGTGCAGTTTTTGAATGTACAGGCAGACGGCAATGGCAATCCGAATAACCATATCCATAGTTCGTGGCGAAAAATTCCTGCCGATTTTGGTATTTCCAAATAA
- the lspA gene encoding signal peptidase II, with amino-acid sequence MNQTIRRSYQWLLFALAISGFLVDQASKYGVFRVLEQEDSDFAKRDLIPGVFQFHVEFNSEEPPCDCVFVRMNSEKTPHVNKGALWGLGGNQAQGNRIFTIASGLAILGISLWSFRRNVREDRLLCISLGLIMGGALGNMYDRIVFQGVRDFMHFYAIRWPVFNFADCCLVCGAILLLIQSWFTGKSEVSTTAPQVAPTSPTE; translated from the coding sequence ATGAATCAGACAATTAGACGATCATATCAGTGGCTGCTTTTTGCTCTGGCGATTTCTGGCTTTTTGGTAGATCAGGCAAGTAAATATGGTGTTTTTCGTGTCTTGGAACAGGAAGACAGCGATTTTGCCAAGCGAGATCTGATTCCAGGTGTTTTTCAATTTCATGTCGAGTTTAATTCTGAAGAACCACCATGTGATTGTGTGTTCGTCCGTATGAACAGCGAAAAGACACCCCACGTCAATAAGGGGGCGTTATGGGGCCTTGGTGGGAATCAGGCACAGGGTAACCGCATTTTTACGATTGCCAGTGGTTTGGCGATTCTGGGCATTTCGCTCTGGTCATTTCGTCGTAACGTTCGAGAAGACAGGCTCTTATGTATTTCCCTTGGCCTGATCATGGGTGGGGCACTTGGCAATATGTACGATCGAATTGTCTTTCAGGGAGTGCGAGATTTTATGCATTTTTATGCAATCCGCTGGCCAGTGTTCAACTTTGCTGATTGCTGCCTCGTGTGCGGTGCGATTCTTTTACTGATCCAGTCCTGGTTTACTGGAAAGTCAGAGGTATCAACAACTGCACCTCAAGTGGCACCAACATCGCCCACGGAATGA
- a CDS encoding thioredoxin-like domain-containing protein: protein MIRYFVFAVLCANVLNVGCAPLSRERNNAVQDNVGGRAPNQPFWQGSGEPPESNREFPSSLQKTVKSGILEGDVYDETGHDIIRGRTTIRVRLADSESGSRGLTVDTDDQGHFMIPDLQYSKTYELEAAREQFGTQLAGGVQVRPPHRNIKLMLSKKAVSSVSPLPPPPIGYDSPFRTNDKLFGDDNAKATPQPPSRQELPPLPPPPRRPENIAEVAGVIPPTLNIRGAPAPVTRTETDLPAPPVSATELTKEITDLQLVDPLGRSWSFRKSESRLILLEFWSTSCVPCQKAVPGMKKIQSDFGNSGLEVVALALEPGDRFKDRAQTVDEYARYQQLNYRVYLEPDGSEGKVRDQFQVKYVPTLILLNRKGNVLWRGSASNQDLTNVRRVIQDYLTQR, encoded by the coding sequence ATGATACGGTATTTTGTATTCGCTGTGCTGTGCGCTAACGTCCTGAATGTTGGCTGTGCCCCCCTATCGCGTGAAAGGAACAACGCTGTTCAGGACAATGTTGGTGGGCGTGCACCCAATCAGCCATTCTGGCAAGGTTCTGGTGAACCACCGGAATCGAACCGCGAATTCCCATCTTCTCTGCAGAAAACAGTCAAAAGTGGTATCCTCGAAGGGGATGTTTATGATGAAACCGGGCATGATATCATACGTGGCAGAACCACTATCCGCGTTCGGCTGGCTGATTCGGAATCCGGTAGTCGTGGCCTGACCGTCGATACGGACGATCAGGGGCACTTTATGATCCCCGACCTGCAATACAGTAAAACCTACGAACTGGAAGCTGCCCGCGAACAGTTTGGCACTCAACTTGCCGGTGGTGTCCAGGTGCGACCGCCGCACCGCAACATTAAGTTGATGTTGAGCAAAAAGGCTGTTTCTTCCGTTAGCCCATTGCCTCCACCGCCAATTGGCTACGACAGTCCGTTCCGCACCAATGATAAATTGTTTGGAGATGACAATGCGAAAGCAACGCCGCAACCACCTTCCAGACAAGAACTTCCGCCGTTGCCTCCCCCACCACGGCGACCAGAAAATATCGCCGAGGTTGCTGGGGTAATTCCGCCCACATTAAATATTCGTGGGGCACCTGCACCAGTGACCCGCACGGAAACAGACTTACCCGCACCACCAGTTTCAGCAACAGAATTGACAAAAGAGATTACGGATCTGCAGTTGGTTGACCCACTTGGCCGCAGTTGGAGCTTCCGAAAATCGGAATCTCGGCTGATTCTGCTTGAATTCTGGAGCACCAGTTGTGTGCCATGCCAGAAAGCAGTGCCAGGAATGAAAAAAATACAGAGCGATTTCGGTAATTCCGGACTGGAAGTGGTGGCGTTGGCACTGGAACCAGGGGATCGCTTCAAAGATCGTGCCCAGACCGTTGATGAATACGCACGGTATCAGCAATTGAACTATCGCGTCTACTTGGAACCAGATGGCAGCGAAGGGAAAGTGCGGGACCAGTTTCAGGTAAAATATGTCCCCACACTAATTTTGCTGAACAGAAAAGGCAACGTTCTTTGGCGTGGTAGTGCCAGCAACCAGGATCTCACAAATGTGCGACGTGTCATTCAGGATTATCTGACCCAGCGCTAA